TGCTGATTCTGATCTGATATACTGATAATGTGTAAAAATAATCAAATCTAGTATTTTATGATTAATAATCACCAACTCATCACAGAAACATCCTCAACTACACCCTGGAATGATTTATTATTAGAAATTGCCCAAACTCCAGAAGAATATATACCAGAAATATTGGAAATTGTCCGTTTATTTCGTCAAAATTTGATCAATAAACCAACAACTTTGATAACTACAGAAAAACATAAATTAGAGTGGCAAGAATTTATTAATCAAACAGCAGGAAGTTGTGCTGATGATCCAATTATTCTGGATAATTTAGGTATTGATGATACTTTAGATGATAGCTTAGAAGAAATGATTAATTGTTAGGAATACAAACTGATGAAATATTTATTAGATAGTAATGTTTGTATTCAATATCTTAATCAAAGATCAGAAAAGATTATTCAGCGTCTTCAAGATTTATCCGATATAGATATAGTAGTTTGTTCTATTGTCAAAGCTGAATTATTTTATGGTGCAATGAGAACTCATAATCCTGCGAAAACTCTGCAAAAGCAGCAGGAATTTTTAGACCGTTTTGTTTCTTTGTATTTTGATGATGAATGTGCTGTAATTTATGGTGAAATTCGTAGTAAATTGGCTGCTAAAGGTACTCCTATAGGAAATAATGATTTACATATTGCTGCTATTGCGATCGCTAATAATTTAACTTTAATTACTCACAATACTAGAGAATTTAGTAGAATTGACAATTTAAAATTAGAAGATTGGGAGATTTAGTAAACAGCGATACCTAGCGATCGCACTCCCTCAACTCCCCAAACAGCGATAGCGAAGCGCGACCTAGGAATCGCTTGACAAAGTTACAAGTTTTTATAAACTTCATCATCATTACGTTTACCAACCCGAAAAACATCAACTAATTTATTATCATCATCAATGGTGTACAAAATTCTGTATTCACCCTGATCAATACGATAACCACCTTGATAACCTTTTAAAGCTGCATAGTCTTGAGGACGAGGATTACCTTGAAGGGAGAGAATTTTTGATACAACTTGTTTATATTGTTTTGGTTGTAAGTCTAATAAATCTTTTTCCGCAGTTTTCGCAATCCTCAATGTATAACGTTCACTCATTGGGATATTTAGCTATTATTTCTTCTATGGTGGTAAATCCTTCGTTTTCTTCTACTGCACGTCGCAATTTAGCCGAATCTATTGCATCTTCTATTGCTTCTAATAGTTTTAAATCTTCAATGCTAATTATCGCTACCGCAGCTTTACCATGACGCTGAATTAAAATTCTTTCTCCACGATATTCTGCACGGTTCATAATATCGGGAAAATTAGCACGCGCTTCACTTGCACTGATGACAGACATAGCGCCTCACAAAATTTATAGGATTACATAACATTATAGATTATTTGTCTGTTTTTTGCAAATTGTACAAAATTTAAGTTTTTGAGCAATAGTGGAGCGATCGCACCCCCTCAACTCCCAAACAGCGAACTGACAAGTCAGCGCTTACGCTATCGCACTCCCTCAACTTCCCAAATAGCGATTCCTAGGTCGCGCTTTGCTATCGCACCCCCTCAAC
The DNA window shown above is from Anabaena sp. WA102 and carries:
- the vapC gene encoding type II toxin-antitoxin system tRNA(fMet)-specific endonuclease VapC, producing the protein MKYLLDSNVCIQYLNQRSEKIIQRLQDLSDIDIVVCSIVKAELFYGAMRTHNPAKTLQKQQEFLDRFVSLYFDDECAVIYGEIRSKLAAKGTPIGNNDLHIAAIAIANNLTLITHNTREFSRIDNLKLEDWEI
- a CDS encoding type II toxin-antitoxin system RelE family toxin — its product is MSERYTLRIAKTAEKDLLDLQPKQYKQVVSKILSLQGNPRPQDYAALKGYQGGYRIDQGEYRILYTIDDDNKLVDVFRVGKRNDDEVYKNL
- a CDS encoding type II toxin-antitoxin system Phd/YefM family antitoxin; translation: MSVISASEARANFPDIMNRAEYRGERILIQRHGKAAVAIISIEDLKLLEAIEDAIDSAKLRRAVEENEGFTTIEEIIAKYPNE